In Trichoderma asperellum chromosome 1, complete sequence, a single window of DNA contains:
- a CDS encoding uncharacterized protein (EggNog:ENOG41~antiSMASH:Cluster_1.4~TransMembrane:9 (n12-20c28/29o77-100i121-145o157-179i199-219o239-258i265-285o291-313i325-352o406-424i)~SMCOG1005:Drug resistance transporter, EmrB/QacA) yields the protein MMTMTTSVEMYAAAQVFCTVGNSALLYSVNIFVSDTSSLHNRGLMTALTSSPNIITTWLAGPISQAFLNGPGWRWCFGMFAIAVPVMCSPLFGLLVLNSYKARRQDLIAPQKQMRTLLQSVHYYFHEFDAFGLLLLTSGLAIILLPFNLYALLADGWQSPLIICLLVSGVALIVSFILWERFYARVTFIPYSLLLDRNMVGSCILGTVLFISYFCWNSFFSSSLQVVNNLGVTEASYIVQIYGLGSSIFAIVAGLGIRYTGRFKFITLFGAIPVYALFMGLMIYFREPNGNIGYIIVCQIFISFAAGIIMITPEIAALSIASHQHIAVVLAIVSMFSSIGGAVGYTIAGIIWQSNFPNKLALYLPEEELPNLMSIYGSLEVQLSYPVGTPARLAIQQAYADAQVKIHIAGTAIWALGFVAVAIWRNTDVKTIHQVKGNVI from the coding sequence atgatgacgatgacaacCAGTGTTGAAATGTACGCAGCTGCTCAGGTCTTCTGCACAGTAGGCAACAGTGCCCTGCTCTACAGCGTCAACATTTTTGTATCCGACACGTCGTCCCTTCACAATCGTGGCCTCATGACTGCGCTGACGTCCTCGCCCAACATCATTACAACATGGCTTGCAGGACCCATCTCACAGGCCTTCTTGAACGGTCCTGGCTGGCGGTGGTGCTTCGGAATGTTTGCCATCGCGGTTCCGGTCATGTGCTCCCCTTTGTTTGGTCTTCTGGTCTTAAATTCCTACAAAGCCCGACGACAGGACCTCATTGCGCCGCAGAAACAGATGAGGACCTTGTTGCAGTCTGTCCATTATTACTTCCACGAGTTTGACGCCTTTGGGTTACTGTTGCTGACGAGCGGACTTGCAATCATTTTGCTGCCCTTCAACTTGTATGCCCTTCTGGCAGATGGATGGCAATCACCACTCATCATCTGCCTGCTGGTGTCCGGTGTTGCGCTTATCGTTAGTTTCATCCTTTGGGAAAGATTCTATGCGCGTGTCACGTTCATACCATACTCTCTCCTCTTGGACCGTAACATGGTCGGTTCGTGTATCCTCGGCACCGTTTTGTTCATTAGCTATTTTTGCTGGAACAGTTTCTTCAGTTCGTCGCTGCAAGTGGTGAACAACCTTGGCGTCACCGAGGCGAGCTACATCGTCCAAATATATggcctcggcagcagcatctttgcCATCGTGGCTGGTTTAGGCATCCGTTACACTGGACGCTTCAAGTTCATCACCCTGTTTGGCGCCATCCCCGTCTACGCTCTGTTTATGGGACTCATGATATACTTCCGCGAGCCCAATGGGAACATTGGCTACATAATCGTGTGCCAGATCTTCATATCGTTTGCTGCTGGAATCATCATGATTACACCCGAAATTGCCGCCTTGTCTATCGCAAGCCACCAACACATTGCGGTCGTCTTAGCCATAGTGTCCATGTTTTCCTCCATAGGAGGCGCTGTGGGATATACTATCGCTGGGATAATCTGGCAGTCGAACTTCCCCAACAAGCTTGCACTGTATCTGCCGGAAGAGGAGTTGCCCAATTTGATGAGTATCTATGGATCGCTGGAGGTTCAATTGAGCTATCCAGTCGGGACTCCAGCTCGGCTCGCTATTCAACAGGCTTATGCCGATGCACAGGTCAAGATACACATTGCAGGGACTGCCATTTGGGCTCTTGGATTTGTCGCCGTGGCAATTTGGCGAAATACTGATGTGAAGACGATACATCAAGTCAAGGGTAATGTTATTTAA
- a CDS encoding uncharacterized protein (TransMembrane:14 (i65-82o102-121i133-150o156-178i190-206o218-243i276-299o305-325i345-365o385-404i411-431o437-459i471-498o552-570i)~EggNog:ENOG41~antiSMASH:Cluster_1.4~SMCOG1005:Drug resistance transporter, EmrB/QacA) — protein MDNARDDTPLLQGHGPLSDYQTIAAVGGLSETHTEEHERESISQDAQAGVQQIEAIAMVWTRTDLIIAYILIWVVYLVMLIQQNTAAVLSPYITSAFRDHSLTPTVGILSSIIGGVCNLTVAKILDIFGRPQGYGLSLLIVSIGLVMMTMTTSVEMYAAAQVFCTVGNSALLYSVNIFVSDTSSLHNRGLMTALTSSPNIITTWLAGPISQAFLNGPGWRWCFGMFAIAVPVMCSPLFGLLVLNSYKARRQDLIAPQKQMRTLLQSVHYYFHEFDAFGLLLLTSGLAIILLPFNLYALLADGWQSPLIICLLVSGVALIVSFILWERFYARVTFIPYSLLLDRNMVGSCILGTVLFISYFCWNSFFSSSLQVVNNLGVTEASYIVQIYGLGSSIFAIVAGLGIRYTGRFKFITLFGAIPVYALFMGLMIYFREPNGNIGYIIVCQIFISFAAGIIMITPEIAALSIASHQHIAVVLAIVSMFSSIGGAVGYTIAGIIWQSNFPNKLALYLPEEELPNLMSIYGSLEVQLSYPVGTPARLAIQQAYADAQVKIHIAGTAIWALGFVAVAIWRNTDVKTIHQVKGNVI, from the coding sequence ATGGATAATGCTCGCGATGATACGCCGCTACTTCAGGGTCATGGGCCTCTCAGTGACTACCAGACAATCGCCGCGGTTGGCGGGTTGAGCGAAACACACACGGAGGAACACGAGAGAGAATCCATCAGCCAAGATGCACAGGCCGGCGTCCAGCAAATCGAGGCTATCGCCATGGTATGGACACGGACTGACCTCATCATTGCCTACATCTTGATCTGGGTCGTCTACTTGGTCATGCTGATTCAGCAGAACACGGCAGCGGTACTGTCTCCTTACATCACCTCTGCTTTCCGAGATCACTCTCTGACACCCACTGTCGGTATACTGAGCAGCATCATAGGAGGGGTGTGCAATTTGACAGTGGCCAAGATTCTCGACATCTTTGGGAGGCCTCAAGGCTATGGTTTGTCTCTGCTCATCGTATCCATTGGCCTTGtcatgatgacgatgacaacCAGTGTTGAAATGTACGCAGCTGCTCAGGTCTTCTGCACAGTAGGCAACAGTGCCCTGCTCTACAGCGTCAACATTTTTGTATCCGACACGTCGTCCCTTCACAATCGTGGCCTCATGACTGCGCTGACGTCCTCGCCCAACATCATTACAACATGGCTTGCAGGACCCATCTCACAGGCCTTCTTGAACGGTCCTGGCTGGCGGTGGTGCTTCGGAATGTTTGCCATCGCGGTTCCGGTCATGTGCTCCCCTTTGTTTGGTCTTCTGGTCTTAAATTCCTACAAAGCCCGACGACAGGACCTCATTGCGCCGCAGAAACAGATGAGGACCTTGTTGCAGTCTGTCCATTATTACTTCCACGAGTTTGACGCCTTTGGGTTACTGTTGCTGACGAGCGGACTTGCAATCATTTTGCTGCCCTTCAACTTGTATGCCCTTCTGGCAGATGGATGGCAATCACCACTCATCATCTGCCTGCTGGTGTCCGGTGTTGCGCTTATCGTTAGTTTCATCCTTTGGGAAAGATTCTATGCGCGTGTCACGTTCATACCATACTCTCTCCTCTTGGACCGTAACATGGTCGGTTCGTGTATCCTCGGCACCGTTTTGTTCATTAGCTATTTTTGCTGGAACAGTTTCTTCAGTTCGTCGCTGCAAGTGGTGAACAACCTTGGCGTCACCGAGGCGAGCTACATCGTCCAAATATATggcctcggcagcagcatctttgcCATCGTGGCTGGTTTAGGCATCCGTTACACTGGACGCTTCAAGTTCATCACCCTGTTTGGCGCCATCCCCGTCTACGCTCTGTTTATGGGACTCATGATATACTTCCGCGAGCCCAATGGGAACATTGGCTACATAATCGTGTGCCAGATCTTCATATCGTTTGCTGCTGGAATCATCATGATTACACCCGAAATTGCCGCCTTGTCTATCGCAAGCCACCAACACATTGCGGTCGTCTTAGCCATAGTGTCCATGTTTTCCTCCATAGGAGGCGCTGTGGGATATACTATCGCTGGGATAATCTGGCAGTCGAACTTCCCCAACAAGCTTGCACTGTATCTGCCGGAAGAGGAGTTGCCCAATTTGATGAGTATCTATGGATCGCTGGAGGTTCAATTGAGCTATCCAGTCGGGACTCCAGCTCGGCTCGCTATTCAACAGGCTTATGCCGATGCACAGGTCAAGATACACATTGCAGGGACTGCCATTTGGGCTCTTGGATTTGTCGCCGTGGCAATTTGGCGAAATACTGATGTGAAGACGATACATCAAGTCAAGGGTAATGTTATTTAA
- a CDS encoding putative NRPS-like protein biosynthetic cluster (EggNog:ENOG41~antiSMASH:Cluster_1.4~SMCOG1002:AMP-dependent synthetase and ligase), with product MNTTNCSASSAPPNVSSGTDPLAISQTAADAGQTSRRILDIIFEYALNKFDDSRERLEGGTQNFLSVIQKFVAAGTRVEACLPAFPFKSANRVYKVLGTLPDKAEELALERLNNMCLRIQEVYPPGARVTIISDGITYNDLLSISDRDTWAYGRCLRDLASKKKFDNIAFSRIKDLLDLPLPEKLTEIMYIANCTAFRRELLNKYGKDDLDVDVEIANNPDTKLTYLGYKRFLESDLKYIFPQGPERGANEYKRDCKYIAKQMLIRGYAFAQAVKHNYPNHLRLSIHESVAGLKLSICLLNTKTGFTTPWHCSVAQLTDGEWVSAPMGEFTKDEKMEVVIEDGRPMYFRERPSSHDEFGSTGTATMNYLQEAKQISMSGYLSSVSTSRTVSPVIPSPKDTTAFSPGEDAASSRASTPETHSPVTLATVNILPDAADEHETSLQAEKSKGQDSSYGRRLIPQIMDGLAARDPGRIVFSLMTVRDGTLECLHVSAKVFTRAVDRLAWWIKSQVGISSSNKPVGYIGPHDLRHVLLTYACVKAGHSALFLSPKNSTEGALAVLDATKCDVWANASEVPLTPLVKQLLEKRHMRLLELPLLDNLLDDKPTDPFPYTKTFEEAKDDPFCYLHTSGTTGVPKPIPWSHGLIGTMDAVRLLPPVEGDNGLLPWTSDWKAGDTIYSSFPMSHGAGIIMDILMPALFDLQCVLGPVGVLPNINLIESLAENIDIDIWSMVPSLVDELGETPEVLAKLRKSKFICASGGPVSPTSAGKVNDVIRVLNLTGTTEGLFIGNLVVPREDWYWFCFHPYSGFEFKEVEEGTYEHWVHRNEHWPLFQGIFQTFPDKDSINFKDLYRRHPSKPDLWAFKGRSDDLVVLSNGYKISPLETEASITTHPAIMGCLIFGTGKPQAGLLIELKDGYEKTDELLNSIWDTVKQANSQSRHKDQLLRDFVTFSEPDKPFVRTDKGTIKRPATLALYEDYIERFYGSRSDESVSSIVIDTTSADAIQNGLGIIYAPVLPEINKAAPTANFFDLGLDSLGVFSIVKSIRAATSLGEHLAPRHIYANPSLASLSIAIKRLAATIKAEMSKDAAAEEDELLVRITQEAAQHKARLSFPLNALDYVNPNHGMGLMFYFPLRDGVAFQDVFENLQHGLNRTFDMIPALGGKMMKRSEQEIGCLKDDLCVTIPPLSMASSAHNRLVYKDLSDVLPAFDELRDAGFVTSLFSDSLVLRDDPFPVFPADIFVGQVNFVKGGCIVAADLNHCCLDGVGAVIAIKVWAENCRYLQGDASATCQWYDPESFNHSLPEIVHKQEGWPSSMDEADPAAWDVLPFFPPDKSQKIKATVDKVAGDISVDGPFQPEVHPRYGFPLHNVWPLPPAERCMTTTMFLITAERLDKMRDSVSSDKAVPGQYLSMSDIIQAFFWRAATRARYRVAKEIRKETFHPEAKSILELPTDGRPYFSSHLPSTYMGSMLVMNRFIMDLETLCSPDTSIGRIAWLLRQSNARITPSLIHDALTILQNLPEHSRFSTANMGLDHMNAMISNMLLFQTSEICFGDKYFANGGSPESMRPQVERGNGRFRFLIILPMRKDGGVELMLGTHPEELAMFRKDEEFIKYAEMMGKGA from the exons ATGAACACCACCAACTGCAGTGCTAGCTCGGCACCCCCAAATGTCAGCAGCGGAACAGACCCGCTGGCCATAAGCCAGACAGCCGCGGATGCTGGACAGACCTCTCGCCGTATCTTAGACATCATCTTTGAGTATGCGCTTAACAAGTTCGACGATTCGCGAGAGAGGCTGGAGGGAGGGACTCAGAACTTTCTATCAGTCATACAGAAGTTCGTTGCTGCGGGCACAAGGGTCGAAGCTTGTCTTCCCGCGTTCCCATTCAAGTCTGCAAACAGGGTCTACAAGGTCCTTGGGACACTGCCAGATAAGGCGGAAGAGCTTGCGCTCGAAAGGCTGAACAATATGTGCCTGCGCATACAAGAGGTTTATCCGCCAGGAGCTCGTGTCACGATCATTTCTGATGGCATTACTTACAACG ATCTCTTGTCAATATCTGACCGAGATACCTGGGCTTACGGTCGATGCTTGCGCGATTTGGCTTCTAAGAAGAAGTTTGACAACATTGCCTTCTCTAGAATCAAGGATCTTTTGGATTTGCCCCTTCCGGAGAAATTGACAGAAATCATGTACATTGCAAATTGCACAGCGTTTAGGCGAGAGCTCCTCAACAAATATGGTAAAGATGATCtcgacgtcgacgtcgaGATCGCTAACAACCCTGATACCAAGCTGACATATCTTGGATACAAGAGATTCCTCGAATCTGACCTCAAATACATATTTCCCCAAGGGCCAGAACGCGGAGCCAATGAGTACAAAAGAGATTGCAAATACATTGCAAAGCAGATGCTAATCAGAGGCTAC GCTTTCGCCCAAGCGGTTAAACATAACTATCCAAATCACTTGCGCCTGTCTATCCATGAGTCAGTGGCGGGCCTGAAGCTCTCGATATGTCTGCTCAACACCAAGACCGGCTTCACCACCCCATGGCACTGCAGTGTAGCTCAGCTGACAGACGGAGAATGGGTCAGTGCGCCAATGGGCGAGTTTACCAAGGATGAGAAAATGGAGGTTGTCATTGAAGACGGACGTCCCATGTACTTCCGAGAGAGACCCTCAAGTCATGATGAGTTTGGTTCAACCGGAACTGCGACAATGAACTACCTGCAGGAGGCTAAGCAGATTAGCATGAGCGGGTATCTCAGCTCAGTGTCTACATCACGGACTGTCTCACCAGTAATACCATCACCGAAGGATACTACAGCTTTCTCACCCGGGGAAGATGCCGCGAGTAGCAGAGCAAGTACGCCAGAGACGCATAGCCCGGTGACTTTGGCTACGGTGAACATTTTGCCTGACGCTGCCGACGAGCATGAGACCTCCCTCCAGGCGGAGAAGAGTAAGGGACAGGACAGTTCATACGGTAGACGGCTCATTCCTCAGATCATGGACGGCTTAGCGGCAAGGGACCCTGGGCGGATCGTCTTCTCTCTGATGACAGTAAGAGATGGGACCCTTGAATGTCTTCATGTGTCTGCAAAGGTATTCACGCGTGCGGTGGACAGGCTTGCTTGGTGGATCAAAAGCCAGGTCGGCATTAGCTCATCGAATAAACCAGTGGGATACATTGGGCCGC ATGATCTTCGACATGTATTGTTGACATATGCATGCGTTAAAGCTGGACACTCT GCCTTGTTTCTATCGCCAAAGAACAGCACTGAAGGGGCCTTGGCGGTTCTTGACGCCACCAAGTGCGATGTATGGGCTAATGCCAGCGAAGTGCCTCTGACCCCTCTAGTAAAGCAGTTGTTGGAAAAGCGACATATGCGGCTCTTGGAGCTTCCTTTGTTGGACAACTTGCTGGATGATAAGCCGACAGACCCATTTCCCTACACCAAGACATtcgaagaggccaaggatgATCCGTTTTGCTATCTCCACACGTCGGGCACAACTGGCGTGCCGAAGCCGATACCTTGGTCTCATGGCCTGATTGGCACTATGGACGCAGTGAGATTACTGCCGCCGGTAGAAGGTGACAATGGGCTGCTCCCGTGGACCTCGGACTGGAAGGCGGGTGACACGATTTATTCAAGCTTTCCAATGAGCCAT GGGGCTGGTATCATCATGGATATTCTCATGCCGGCGTTGTTCGACCTGCAATGTGTCTTGGGTCCAGTAGGAGTGTTGCCAAACATCAACCTTATCGAGAGTCTGGCAGAGAACATTGACATTGACATCTGGAGCATGGTTCCGTCTTTGGTTGATGAATTGGGCGAAACACCAGAAGTCCTAGCCAAGCTGCGAAAGTCCAAATTTATTTGCGCTTCTGGAGGGCCTGTTAGCCCGACCAGCGCCGGAAAGGTAAACGACGTTATTAGGGTACTGAATCTTACAGGAACAACGGAAGGCTTGTTTATCGGTAACCTCGTTGTTCCGAGAGAAGACTGGTACTGGTTCTGCTTTCATCCGTACTCTGGGTTTGAGTTTAAAGAGGTGGAAGAGGGTACGTATGAGCACTGGGTGCATCGTAACGAGCATTGGCCACTTTTCCAGGGAATATTTCAGACATTTCCAGACAAGGACTCTATCAACTTCAAGGATCTCTACAGAAGGCACCCGTCAAAGCCGGATCTCTGGGCGTTCAAGGGTAGAAGTGATGATCTTGTGGTGTTGTCCAATGGATACAAAATATCACCGCTAGAGACCGAGGCTTCTATAACAACCCATCCGGCAATCATGGGCTGCCTCATATTTGGTACCGGAAAGCCACAAGCAGGATTGCTTATCGAGTTGAAGGACGGCTACGAGAAGACAGACGAGCTTCTCAATAGCATATGGGATACCGTCAAGCAGGCAAACTCACAATCGAGGCACAAGGATCAGCTACTGAGAGATTTTGTCACTTTCTCTGAACCCGATAAGCCATTCGTGCGTACCGATAAGGGTACTATCAAGCGCCCAGCTACGCTGGCACTATACGAAGATTACATCGAGCGCTTCTACGGCTCTCGAAGTGACGAGTCGGTCAGCTCGATCGTTATCGACACGACTTCTGCAGATGCGATACAAAATGGCCTCGGGATTATTTATGCTCCAGTCCTGCCtgaaattaataaagctgcgCCAACTGCCAACTTTTTTGATCTTGGCCTAGACTCACTTGGAGTGTTTTCAATTGTCAAGTCTATAAGAGCTGCGACGAGCCTGGGAGAACATCTCGCTCCGCGTCACATCTATGCCAACCCTAGTCTGGCGAGTCtatccatcgccatcaaaCGTCTTGCGGCGACCATCAAGGCGGAGATGTCAAaggatgctgctgcagaggaagacgagcTCCTTGTTAGAATCACCCAAGAGGCTGCGCAGCACAAAGCTCGGCTGTCATTTCCATTGAATGCACTTGACTATGTCAACCCGAACCATGGCATGGGTCTCATGTTCTACTTTCCGCTGCGTGACGGAGTTGCATTTCAAGATGTGTTTGAGAACCTTCAGCATGGTCTCAACCGGACCTTTGACATGATACCCGCACTCGGCGGTAAGATGATGAAGCGTTCAGAACAAGAAATTGGCTGCCTCAAGGACGACCTCTGTGTTACTATCCCGCCATTGTCGATGGCTTCATCTGCCCATAACCGGCTTGTATACAAGGATCTATCAGATGTCCTTCCAGCTTTCGACGAGTTGAGAGATGCAGGGTTTGTAACGTCGCTGTTTTCAGATAGTCTCGTTCTGAGAGATGATCCTTTCCCAGTCTTCCCGGCAGACATTTTCGTCGGGCAAGTCAACTTTGTGAAAGGTGGATGTATCGTCGCTGCTGATCTTAATCACTGTTGCTTGGACGGCGTTGGCGCCGTGATAGCAATAAAGGTGTGGGCAGAGAACTGCAGATACCTACAGGGAGATGCCTCGGCTACGTGTCAGTGGTATGACCCGGAGAGCTTCAACCACAGCTTGCCAGAGATAGTCCACAAGCAGGAAGGATGGCCTAGCTCAATGGACGAAGCTGATCCAGCGGCATGGGATGTCTTGCCATTCTTTCCTCCGgacaaaagccaaaaaatcAAGGCTACCGTGGATAAGGTTGCTGGAGATATTTCAGTTGATGGACCTTTTCAGCCCGAAGTTCACCCTCGATACGGATTCCCCCTGCACAATGTTTGGCCCTTGCCTCCTGCTGAGAGGTGCATGACCACCACCATGTTTCTCATCACTGCTGAAAGGCTCGACAAGATGAGAGACAGTGTGTCGTCCGATAAGGCTGTCCCAGGACAATATCTATCAATGAGCGACATCATACAGGCCTTTTTCTGGCGGGCTGCCACCAGGGCACGTTACCGTGTAGCGAAAGAGATTCGGAAAGAAACCTTCCACCCTGAGGCAAAGTCAATTCTAGAACTCCCCACAGACGGTCGACCCTACTTTTCCTCTCATCTACCCTCAACGTATATGGGCAGTATGCTCGTTATGAACCGCTTCATTATGGATCTCGAAACACTCTGTTCCCCTGACACAAGCATAGGCCGCATCGCCTGGCTGCTCCGTCAGTCTAACGCGCGAATCACCCCCTCACTTATCCACGACGCATTAACCATCCTGCAAAATTTGCCCGAGCATAGCAGATTCTCAACAGCTAACATGGGCCTTGATCACATGAACGCTATGATCTCCAACATGCTGCTTTTCCAGACCAGTGAGATATGTTTCGGTGATAAATATTTTGCGAATGGAGGATCGCCAGAATCGATGCGCCCACAGGTTGAGAGAGGGAATGGACGCTTCCgatttttaattattctgCCCATGAGGAAGGATGGAGGAGTGGAACTCATGTTAGGGACACATCCTGAGGAGCTGGCAATGTTTAGAAAGGACGAggagtttataaagtatgcTGAGATGATGGGCAAAGGGGCTTGA
- a CDS encoding uncharacterized protein (EggNog:ENOG41~antiSMASH:Cluster_1.4), whose amino-acid sequence MASLATVDEGVARVRSRAGCHTCRLRKVRCKAHAGTLEDAKEQASICSNCKRLGLKCRWQPPAPGERVSPPPKRRQMIGRRPSRRVNEENSRSSPMPTQPLKDDSTHTLDENDDIPVFKELIDRNQTPHSDQSNDVSSQPQSDPFELFSGAPYYFDADLDYQSLELDLSGEGLNLIPLPAVSPSVLQGPNNAQALSFNDGFSLEDAGNSVWQFEAPLTDGDQSILQTVKAKGPSVNEGNRQLIQHYLEVMKGYAKVDDRSKDTNNLFISAFSKSLSFPPLFYAILSFSASHLSMETPSYSEQAKVYDRLAHESFNQFAHDNTSTVDGLLSALFVRVKQVHVTAGNIDTFFELIAAAIDIVRSEEVEKALADPSSLIRRIVIRLAILDARASHYGLGGGKLVQHLRNVPAISSIFEEVGQTSIIGDVNTLFRADVFRMHVARLDLRIQDQLRSESATFPPVRIEEIKSLYKSIQQQADLWEVDAVKDRLEDGEDIVEDEQLSSATYGRFTVLSALHSALLYLYTVYKFPCQRYFITT is encoded by the exons ATGGCCTCACTTGCTACAGTAGATGAGGGCGTGGCAAGAGTACGTTCACGTGCTG GATGCCATACCTGCCGGTTACGAAAAGTCCGATGCAAAGCTCATGCTGGGACTTTGGAAGATGCTAAAGAGCAAGCCTCTATATGCTCCAATTGCAAGAGACTAGGGCTTAAATGCCGATGGCAGCCTCCCGCTCCTGGCGAAAGAGTCTCACCTCCACCAAAGAGGAGACAAATGATCGGACGGCGCCCCTCACGTCGTGTAAACGAAGAGAATTCGCGTTCGTCGCCTATGCCTACGCAGCCTCTGAAAGATGATTCGACTCATACTCTGGATGAAAATGATGATATCCCCGTGTTCAAAGAGCTAATTGATCGTAATCAAACTCCGCACTCAGACCAAAGCAATGATGTCTCGAGCCAGCCACAGAGTGACCCGTTTGAGCTATTCTCTGGTGCTCCATACTATTTTGATGCTGATCTGGACTACCAATCTCTGGAACTAGATCTCTCCGGCGAAGGATTGAATCTCATTCCTTTACCAGCTGTGTCTCCCTCTGTGTTGCAGGGACCAAACAATGCGCAAGCGCTTTCCTTTAACGATGGATTTTCTCTCGAAGATGCTGGCAATAGCGTATGGCAATTTGAAGCACCATTAACAGACGGAGACCAATCAATACTCCAAACTGTAAAGGCAAAAGGCCCTTCAGTGAACGAAGGCAATCGACAGTTGATCCAACATTACTTAGAGGTAATGAAGGGATACGCCAAAGTGGACGATCGTTCTAAAGACACaaataatctttttatttcggCGTTTTCAAAATCTCTGTCCTTTCCTCCACTATTTTATGCCATTTTgtccttctcagcctctcACCTCTCAATGGAGACTCCTTCTTACAGCGAACAAGCAAAAGTCTATGACCGTTTAGCACACGAGTCATTTAACCAGTTTGCACACGATAACACCAGCACTGTAGACGGCTTGCTCTCAGCTCTTTTTGTGAGGGTCAAACAAGTACATGTGACAGCTGGCAACATCGACACCTTTTTCGAGTTAATTGCTGCCGCGATCGATATCGTTCGCAGTGAAGAAGTGGAAAAGGCGCTTGCAGACCCATCCAGTCTAATCAGGCGTATTGTCATCCGCCTTGCTATTTTGGATGCGCGAGCATCTCACTATGGATTGGGCGGCGGGAAGCTCGTCCAGCATCTTCGAAATGTCCCCGCTATATCGTCCATTTTTGAAGAAGTAGGGCAGACTTCAATCATTGGTGATGTGAATACCCTTTTTCGAGCCGACGTTTTCCGCATGCACGTTGCACGACTTGATCTGAGGATACAAGATCAGCTTCGAAGTGAATCCGCCACTTTTCCGCCTGTGCGCATAGAAGAGATCAAATCTCTGTACAAGTCTATTCAGCAACAGGCTGATCTTTGGGAAGTGGATGCCGTAAAGGACAGATTAGAGGACGGAGAAGATATTGTTGAGGACGAACAACTCAGTTCTGCCACATATGGTCGATTCACCGTCTTATCGGCTCTACACTCGGCTTTGTTATATCTCTACACGGTATAT AAGTTTCCGTGTCAAAGATACTTCATTACCACCTGA